A stretch of the Odontesthes bonariensis isolate fOdoBon6 chromosome 5, fOdoBon6.hap1, whole genome shotgun sequence genome encodes the following:
- the LOC142380249 gene encoding trypsin-1-like encodes MRSLVFVLLIGAAFAIDDDKIVGGFECQPHTEPHAVSLNVGYHFCGGSLVNANWVVSAAHCYQSRIEVRLGEHHIRVNEGTEQFISSSKVIRHPRYSSYNIDNDVMLIKLSKPATLNQNVQPVALPSRCAPAGTMCRVAGWGNTMSSSANGDKLQCLNIPILSDRDCKNSYPGMITDAMFCAGYLEGGKDSCQGDSGGPVVCNGELQGVVSWGYGCAERDHPGVYAKVCIFNEWLESTMASN; translated from the exons ATGAGGTCTCTGGTCTTCGTTCTGCTCATCGGAGCTGCCT TTGCCATTGACGACGACAAGATCGTCGGAGGGTTTGAGTGCCAGCCCCATACTGAGCCCCATGCGGTGTCTCTGAACGTTGGATACCACTTCTGTGGTGGCTCCCTGGTCAATGCGAACTGGGTTGTGTCTGCTGCTCACTGCTACCAGTC CCGCATTGAGGTGCGTCTGGGCGAGCACCACATCCGGGTCAACGAGGGAACTGAGCAGTTTATCAGCTCCTCCAAAGTCATCCGCCATCCCAGATACAGCTCCTACAACATTGACAATGACGTCATGCTGATCAAGCTGAGCAAGCCCGCCACCCTCAACCAGAACGTGCAGCCCGTGGCTCTGCCCTCCAGATGTGCTCCCGCTGGCACCATGTGCAGAGTTGCTGGCTGGGGCAACACCATGAGCTCCA GTGCTAACGGTGACAAGCTGCAGTGCCTGAATATTCCCATTCTGTCTGATCGTGACTGCAAGAACTCCTACCCTGGCATGATCACTGATGCCATGTTCTGCGCTGGATATCTGGAGGGAGGCAAGGACTCTTGCCAG GGTGACTCTGGTGGCCCCGTTGTGTGCAACGGTGAGCTGCAGGGTGTTGTGTCTTGGGGCTATGGATGTGCTGAGAGGGACCACCCTGGAGTCTACGCCAAG GTCTGCATCTTCAACGAGTGGCTGGAGAGCACCATGGCCAGCAACTAA
- the LOC142380251 gene encoding trypsin-2-like: MRSLIFVLLIGAAFAIDDDKIVGGFECQPHTEPHTVSLNVGYHFCGGSLVNANWVVSAAHCYQSRIEVRLGEHHIRVNEGTEQFISSSKVIRHPRYSSYNIDNDVMLIKLSKPATLNQNVQPVALPSRCAPAGTMCRVAGWGNTMSSSANGDKLQCLNIPILSDRDCKNSYPGMITDAMFCAGYLEGGKDSCQGDSGGPVVCNGELQGVVSWGYGCAERDHPGVYAKVCIFNEWLESTMASN; this comes from the exons ATGAGGTCTCTGATTTTCGTTCTGCTCATCGGAGCTGCCT TTGCCATTGACGACGACAAGATCGTCGGAGGGTTTGAGTGCCAGCCCCATACTGAGCCACATACGGTGTCTCTGAACGTTGGATACCACTTCTGTGGTGGCTCCCTGGTCAATGCGAACTGGGTTGTGTCTGCTGCTCACTGCTACCAGTC CCGCATTGAGGTGCGTCTGGGCGAGCACCACATCCGGGTCAACGAGGGAACTGAGCAGTTTATCAGCTCCTCCAAAGTCATCCGCCATCCCAGATACAGCTCCTACAACATTGACAATGACGTCATGCTGATCAAGCTGAGCAAGCCCGCCACCCTCAACCAGAACGTGCAGCCCGTGGCTCTGCCCTCCAGATGTGCTCCCGCTGGCACCATGTGCAGAGTTGCTGGCTGGGGCAACACCATGAGCTCCA GTGCTAACGGTGACAAGCTGCAGTGCCTGAATATTCCCATTCTGTCTGATCGTGACTGCAAGAACTCCTACCCTGGCATGATCACTGATGCCATGTTCTGCGCTGGATATCTGGAGGGAGGCAAGGACTCTTGCCAG GGTGACTCTGGTGGCCCCGTTGTGTGCAACGGTGAGCTGCAGGGTGTTGTGTCTTGGGGCTATGGATGTGCTGAGAGGGACCACCCTGGAGTCTACGCCAAG GTCTGCATCTTCAACGAGTGGCTGGAGAGCACCATGGCCAGCAACTAA